The following proteins are co-located in the Trichormus variabilis 0441 genome:
- a CDS encoding Rab family GTPase gives MIQRKICMVGAFATGKTSLVARFVYSIFSEKYQTTVGVKIDKKIVNLPENPVNLIIWDIYGEDELQKLQMSYMRGCSGYLLVVDGTRKNTLETAYRLQNSLEANFGRIPFVLVMNKWDITDEWEVDPAEINSLINKGWNVVETSAKTGIGVEEVFQILAQKIMET, from the coding sequence ATGATTCAAAGAAAGATTTGTATGGTGGGTGCATTTGCTACTGGTAAAACTAGTTTAGTAGCTAGATTTGTTTATAGTATTTTTTCGGAAAAATATCAAACTACTGTTGGAGTCAAAATTGATAAAAAAATTGTTAATCTCCCGGAAAATCCCGTTAATTTAATCATTTGGGATATTTACGGGGAAGATGAATTACAGAAATTACAAATGTCATATATGCGGGGTTGTTCTGGCTATTTATTAGTAGTAGATGGAACTCGCAAAAATACATTAGAAACAGCTTATCGTTTGCAGAATAGTTTAGAAGCTAACTTTGGTCGAATTCCTTTTGTTTTAGTCATGAATAAATGGGATATAACTGACGAATGGGAGGTAGATCCGGCTGAAATTAATTCTCTAATAAACAAAGGGTGGAATGTAGTAGAAACCAGTGCTAAAACTGGAATAGGAGTAGAGGAGGTTTTCCAAATTTTGGCTCAAAAAATTATGGAGACATAA
- a CDS encoding TRAP transporter substrate-binding protein: MKRREVLNTAAIATATTALVSCTKTSTSSVQAGLPNVRWRMTTSWPKSLGTFIGAETVAKRVAEMTNGRFKITPFAAGELVPGLQVLDAVQAGTVECGHTSSYYYIGKSPALAFATSVPFGLNAQQQYAWLYQGGGLAAIQKIYANFNVINFPAGSTGAQMGGWFKKEIKSVSDLKGLKMRIPGLGGQVMSRLGVNVQVLPGGEIYLALDRGAIDAAEWVGPYDDEKLGLNKAAQFYYYPGWWEPGPTLDVLVNLNAWNRLPKEYQEVFKTATVEANLTMLNQYDALNGEALSRLLASGTKLVPYSPEIMQASQKISFDIFEENASKDAAFKQVYEQWKAFRKQIFAWNRVNELSYENFASSSQ; this comes from the coding sequence ATGAAACGCCGAGAAGTTTTGAATACTGCTGCGATCGCCACAGCAACTACAGCTTTAGTTTCCTGTACCAAAACTAGTACATCTTCTGTGCAAGCAGGATTACCAAATGTGCGCTGGCGGATGACGACTAGCTGGCCTAAGTCTTTAGGGACTTTTATTGGTGCAGAAACCGTTGCCAAAAGAGTAGCAGAAATGACCAATGGGCGTTTCAAAATTACACCATTTGCGGCGGGGGAATTAGTACCAGGCTTGCAAGTTCTCGATGCTGTACAAGCTGGAACTGTAGAATGCGGTCATACATCTAGTTACTATTACATCGGTAAAAGTCCAGCTTTAGCTTTCGCCACCTCTGTACCCTTCGGTTTAAATGCCCAACAACAGTATGCTTGGCTTTACCAAGGTGGTGGACTAGCGGCTATCCAAAAAATTTATGCTAATTTCAACGTTATTAATTTTCCGGCTGGTAGTACCGGCGCACAGATGGGGGGATGGTTCAAAAAAGAAATTAAATCTGTGTCTGATCTCAAAGGTTTGAAAATGCGGATTCCTGGTTTAGGCGGACAAGTCATGTCCCGTTTAGGTGTAAATGTGCAAGTATTACCAGGAGGCGAAATTTATTTAGCTTTAGACAGAGGTGCAATTGATGCAGCCGAGTGGGTAGGCCCCTATGATGACGAGAAACTAGGTCTGAATAAAGCTGCCCAATTTTACTATTATCCTGGTTGGTGGGAACCAGGCCCAACTTTGGATGTATTAGTTAACCTGAATGCTTGGAATCGTCTACCAAAGGAATATCAGGAAGTATTCAAAACGGCGACTGTAGAAGCTAACTTAACAATGCTCAATCAATATGATGCTTTAAACGGAGAAGCACTTTCCAGGTTACTAGCAAGTGGGACAAAGCTCGTTCCCTACAGTCCAGAAATTATGCAGGCATCTCAGAAAATTTCTTTTGATATTTTTGAAGAAAATGCTAGTAAGGATGCAGCTTTCAAACAAGTTTACGAACAGTGGAAAGCCTTCCGTAAGCAGATTTTCGCCTGGAATCGGGTTAATGAATTGAGCTATGAAAATTTTGCTAGTTCTAGTCAATAG
- a CDS encoding TRAP transporter large permease codes for MTLAYEWLGPVMFAGALVLLSSGYPVAFALGGVAILFGLLGIGLGVFDPIFLTAMPQRIFGIMANYTLLAIPYFIFMGAMLEKSGIAERLLETMGILLGRLRGGLALAVVLVGALLAATTGVVAATVVAMGLISLPIMLRYGYNKELATGVIAASGTLGQIIPPSVVLVVLGDQLGVSVGDLFIGSVIPGLMMASAFALHVLIVAFIRPDVAPALPAEVREIGGKALGKRVIQVMIPPLILILLVLGSIFFGFATPTEAGAVGCAGAIALAAANGQFTLESLRQVCDTTLRITSMVVFILIGSTAFSLVFRGLNGDQFMFDVLANLPGGKIGFLFVSMTVVFLLGFFIDFFEIAFIVIPLFVPVAQKLGIDLVWYGVVLGANLQTSFLTPPFGFALFYLRGVAPPEVTTSDIYRGVIPFILLQLLVLLLIIIFPGIVSFLPSLGS; via the coding sequence ATGACGCTGGCTTATGAATGGTTGGGGCCAGTCATGTTTGCTGGTGCTTTAGTTCTATTATCTTCAGGCTACCCAGTAGCTTTTGCTTTGGGTGGAGTAGCGATTTTATTTGGATTGTTGGGAATTGGTTTAGGTGTCTTCGACCCTATATTTCTGACAGCCATGCCACAGCGCATTTTTGGCATTATGGCTAACTATACCCTGTTAGCAATCCCCTATTTTATTTTCATGGGGGCAATGTTAGAAAAATCGGGCATTGCGGAAAGACTTTTAGAAACAATGGGTATTTTGTTAGGACGCTTGCGGGGTGGACTAGCTTTAGCTGTTGTCTTAGTAGGGGCATTATTAGCCGCAACCACTGGTGTAGTAGCAGCCACGGTGGTGGCAATGGGTTTGATTTCTCTACCGATTATGTTGCGCTATGGCTACAACAAAGAATTAGCTACTGGTGTAATTGCTGCATCGGGAACCTTGGGACAAATTATCCCGCCGAGTGTGGTGTTGGTAGTATTAGGCGATCAGTTGGGCGTATCGGTAGGGGATTTATTCATTGGTTCCGTGATTCCTGGTTTGATGATGGCAAGTGCTTTTGCCCTTCATGTATTAATTGTGGCTTTCATCAGACCGGATGTAGCTCCCGCCTTACCTGCCGAAGTGAGAGAAATCGGCGGTAAAGCATTGGGAAAAAGGGTTATACAGGTGATGATACCGCCTTTGATACTGATTTTATTAGTATTGGGGAGTATCTTTTTTGGCTTTGCTACACCAACAGAAGCAGGTGCAGTAGGTTGTGCTGGGGCGATCGCTCTTGCAGCTGCTAATGGTCAATTCACTTTAGAATCATTACGCCAAGTCTGCGATACTACCTTACGCATCACCAGTATGGTAGTTTTTATCCTCATTGGTTCCACAGCATTTAGTTTAGTTTTCCGGGGATTGAACGGCGATCAATTCATGTTCGATGTCCTAGCTAATCTCCCTGGTGGCAAAATCGGCTTTTTGTTTGTCAGCATGACGGTAGTATTTCTTTTGGGATTTTTCATCGACTTTTTTGAAATAGCCTTTATTGTCATACCTTTATTTGTTCCAGTCGCCCAAAAGTTAGGCATTGACTTAGTTTGGTACGGTGTGGTTTTAGGGGCAAATTTGCAAACATCCTTTCTTACACCCCCCTTTGGCTTTGCCCTATTTTATTTACGAGGTGTAGCACCACCAGAAGTCACCACATCAGACATTTATCGCGGTGTCATACCCTTTATTTTGCTACAACTTTTAGTCCTGCTGTTAATCATTATTTTCCCCGGAATTGTTAGTTTTTTACCATCTTTGGGAAGTTAA
- a CDS encoding TRAP transporter small permease subunit: MEKLLKISRIIDAFTERVGRYTSWLVLVMVILGVWNVVGRYLGRISGNNLTSNAYIEAQWYIFDVIFFLGAAYTLKHNEHVRVDIFYSNWQRRRKAIADFLGTIFFLIPFSIIVIFVSWDTIVASWQIGELSPDPGGLPRYPIKAMIIVGFVLLIIQGISQAIKNLAIIQGRLEPQEENHDAGL; the protein is encoded by the coding sequence TTGGAAAAACTGTTAAAAATATCGAGAATAATTGATGCCTTTACAGAACGCGTAGGTCGATATACCAGTTGGTTGGTATTAGTCATGGTCATACTAGGCGTGTGGAATGTTGTCGGGCGATATTTAGGGCGCATTAGCGGTAACAACCTCACATCCAACGCTTATATAGAAGCTCAGTGGTATATTTTCGATGTAATTTTTTTCTTAGGGGCAGCTTATACCCTGAAGCATAACGAACACGTCCGCGTTGATATTTTTTATAGTAATTGGCAACGTCGGCGTAAAGCGATCGCAGACTTTCTCGGAACCATATTTTTTCTCATTCCCTTCAGCATCATAGTGATTTTTGTTTCTTGGGATACTATCGTCGCATCATGGCAGATTGGTGAATTATCGCCCGATCCTGGTGGGTTGCCCCGCTACCCCATTAAAGCCATGATTATCGTTGGCTTTGTGTTGTTAATTATTCAAGGAATTTCCCAAGCAATTAAAAACTTAGCAATTATCCAAGGCAGACTAGAACCCCAGGAGGAAAATCATGACGCTGGCTTATGA
- a CDS encoding GNAT family N-acetyltransferase: MNANEIFLRPAEKQDAWVLSAVHIAAIKALPTTFYTRQELLAWRNHLSKPDGSHILKRMKSETFWVAVEGNNIVGFTSYIVDELIALYVHPHYQGRGNGRALVEHFFHQATQQKVDKVITTASLYAEGFYLRLGFRAIEKSPHQLSKGVIVPVIKMSKELIKIT; encoded by the coding sequence ATGAATGCCAATGAAATATTTTTGAGACCTGCTGAAAAACAAGATGCGTGGGTACTGAGTGCAGTTCATATTGCTGCTATCAAGGCTCTACCTACAACTTTTTACACCCGCCAAGAATTGTTAGCTTGGCGTAATCATCTGTCTAAACCAGACGGTTCTCATATTCTCAAAAGGATGAAATCAGAAACATTCTGGGTTGCAGTTGAGGGCAATAATATTGTCGGATTTACTAGTTATATTGTTGATGAATTAATTGCCTTATATGTACATCCTCATTATCAAGGTAGAGGAAATGGCAGAGCCTTAGTAGAGCATTTTTTCCATCAAGCTACTCAGCAAAAAGTTGATAAAGTTATCACAACTGCTAGTCTTTATGCTGAAGGATTTTATTTACGTTTAGGATTCCGTGCTATAGAAAAATCTCCTCACCAATTGAGTAAAGGAGTAATAGTTCCTGTTATCAAAATGAGTAAAGAATTAATTAAAATTACATAA
- a CDS encoding ureidoglycolate lyase, translated as MNTSQNIQKLTAEWITSENFQRYGQVIFPSSDGKAFDAEDAQLNLQNGIPRFYIMQLQKRGRKFHKITRHLQCTQCLGSLEGKDWLIAVCPPDNDVDIPRLEEIAAFRIPGNCFIKLKQGTWHAGPYFDHEVVDFYNLELADTNVVDHFTHDFLKSHQLEFEMT; from the coding sequence ATGAATACATCACAAAACATCCAAAAATTAACAGCAGAGTGGATAACATCAGAAAATTTTCAACGTTATGGACAAGTAATTTTTCCCAGTTCAGATGGTAAAGCTTTTGATGCCGAAGATGCACAATTAAATTTACAGAATGGCATACCCCGCTTTTATATTATGCAACTGCAAAAACGGGGTCGGAAGTTTCATAAAATTACTCGCCATCTCCAATGCACTCAATGTTTAGGTTCTCTAGAAGGTAAGGACTGGTTAATTGCGGTTTGTCCTCCTGACAATGATGTAGATATACCGAGGTTAGAAGAGATTGCGGCTTTCCGCATTCCAGGGAATTGTTTTATTAAATTAAAGCAGGGTACTTGGCACGCCGGGCCATATTTTGACCATGAAGTTGTAGATTTCTATAATTTAGAACTTGCTGATACTAATGTGGTTGATCATTTCACCCATGATTTTCTTAAAAGTCATCAATTAGAGTTTGAGATGACTTAG
- a CDS encoding mechanosensitive ion channel family protein, with the protein MNAEISAAWDKVQSMINGFMALLPNIVLALIVFLIFLFIASRIKALVKRLTRNRHSARNLGLVLGRLAQGVTILIGLFIALSIVIPTFRAGDLVQLLGISGVAIGFAFRDILQNFLSGILILLTEPFQIDDQIVFKGFEGTVENIETRATTIRTYDGRRIVIPNSELFTNSVTVNTAFDHRRLEYDVGIGYGDDIDLAKQLMLDALHSIDEVLKDPAPDVLAMELAESTVNIRVRWWIKPPRRADDLSSRDKVISAIKKTLVANGIDLPFPTQQILFHDQTEETDGNRSRQREGWPSGKSEVPKPRGVSDSLRLLAQARSSKDSNGKVDS; encoded by the coding sequence ATGAATGCAGAAATCTCCGCAGCGTGGGATAAGGTTCAAAGCATGATCAACGGTTTTATGGCTTTGCTACCCAATATTGTCTTAGCGTTGATTGTCTTTCTAATATTTTTGTTTATTGCTAGCAGAATTAAGGCACTAGTCAAGCGATTAACTCGCAATCGTCATTCTGCACGAAATCTGGGATTAGTATTAGGAAGGCTCGCGCAAGGTGTAACAATTTTGATTGGATTGTTTATTGCTCTTTCCATTGTGATTCCCACATTTAGAGCAGGTGATTTAGTGCAACTTTTGGGAATTAGTGGTGTTGCCATTGGTTTTGCCTTCCGCGATATTCTGCAAAACTTCCTCTCTGGGATTTTAATTCTGCTAACTGAACCTTTTCAAATTGATGACCAAATTGTATTTAAAGGCTTTGAGGGGACTGTAGAGAATATCGAGACACGGGCAACGACAATTAGAACTTATGACGGTCGGCGAATTGTTATTCCTAACTCTGAGTTATTTACTAATTCGGTAACTGTCAACACTGCTTTTGATCACCGCCGACTAGAGTACGATGTTGGTATTGGCTACGGCGATGATATTGACCTAGCCAAGCAGTTGATGTTAGATGCGCTGCACAGCATAGATGAAGTTTTAAAAGATCCTGCTCCTGATGTACTGGCGATGGAACTTGCCGAAAGTACCGTCAACATTCGTGTGCGTTGGTGGATCAAACCACCACGCAGGGCAGATGATTTATCTTCACGGGACAAGGTAATCTCTGCAATTAAGAAAACGCTTGTTGCTAACGGCATTGATTTACCCTTCCCAACACAACAAATTTTATTTCACGACCAAACCGAAGAGACAGATGGAAACCGCTCCCGTCAGCGTGAAGGTTGGCCATCTGGGAAAAGCGAAGTACCTAAGCCTCGCGGTGTCAGTGATTCGCTCAGGTTACTTGCTCAAGCGCGCTCCTCAAAAGATAGCAACGGCAAAGTAGATTCTTAA
- a CDS encoding DUF389 domain-containing protein, with amino-acid sequence MRQLMIQVPRGNGKAAIDIAKSHNGSNLARFEGNADEPIDIVMVHVSNREVGKVIEELQNLPKVYITLIPTGVMALQPPASEAPQQVVDVEERSPIEILLSGLQSVGSWQGFLSYASVAGFVVWIGLYTNTTYLLVAAMLIAPFAGPAMNTAIATAWGDRSLLGRSILRYFAALLVTIFTTWLLSLILRQEIPTSLMLDNSQVSAVAVILPLAAGAAGALNLVQSERSSLVSGAATGMLVAASLAPPAGIIGMSSAIGRWDMVISGVFLLLLQLCGINLSATLLFRIFGLSAQGTRYQRGKKQVFFLALVVTAIALTGLLTWQFINSPNLQRSSLAQRANAQVQKTVEQVGLAKLVEANVRFTRANIAGQDTLLSVVYVQRQPQATASSEEIRDRLTQAIQTQLLQQDFNVTPLVDVRVLETPPLNTGV; translated from the coding sequence ATGCGTCAACTTATGATCCAAGTCCCAAGAGGCAACGGAAAAGCAGCGATTGACATTGCCAAATCCCATAACGGCTCAAATTTGGCACGATTTGAAGGGAATGCAGACGAACCGATCGATATAGTGATGGTTCACGTTTCTAATCGAGAAGTAGGGAAAGTTATAGAGGAATTGCAAAACTTACCCAAAGTATATATCACACTCATCCCAACTGGTGTGATGGCTCTGCAACCGCCAGCATCAGAAGCACCACAGCAAGTTGTAGATGTTGAAGAACGTAGCCCGATTGAGATATTGCTTTCCGGTTTGCAGAGTGTTGGTTCTTGGCAAGGCTTTCTGAGTTACGCCTCAGTTGCAGGTTTTGTAGTTTGGATTGGCTTGTACACGAATACAACTTACTTGCTCGTAGCGGCGATGCTAATTGCACCGTTTGCAGGCCCAGCAATGAATACAGCGATCGCTACTGCTTGGGGCGATCGCTCACTCCTGGGTCGGAGTATTTTACGATATTTTGCAGCTTTATTGGTGACAATTTTTACTACTTGGTTACTGAGTCTGATACTCAGGCAAGAAATTCCTACAAGTTTAATGTTGGACAATAGCCAAGTTTCAGCAGTGGCAGTAATTTTACCACTTGCAGCTGGAGCAGCAGGCGCACTCAACTTGGTACAGTCAGAGCGCAGTAGTTTAGTATCTGGTGCAGCCACAGGAATGTTAGTTGCGGCTTCCTTAGCCCCACCTGCGGGAATTATCGGTATGTCCAGTGCAATTGGCAGATGGGACATGGTAATTTCTGGCGTATTTTTGCTGTTGTTGCAACTATGCGGCATTAATTTATCAGCAACCCTCTTGTTCCGAATTTTTGGGCTGTCTGCTCAAGGGACTCGTTATCAGCGTGGTAAAAAACAAGTATTCTTTCTTGCTTTGGTCGTCACGGCCATCGCCTTGACTGGTTTACTCACTTGGCAGTTTATTAATTCTCCCAATCTCCAACGTTCTAGCCTAGCCCAACGTGCTAACGCTCAGGTGCAAAAAACCGTCGAGCAAGTGGGTTTAGCAAAATTAGTTGAGGCGAATGTGCGCTTTACACGCGCCAATATTGCAGGTCAAGATACCTTACTATCTGTGGTTTATGTGCAGCGTCAACCGCAAGCTACAGCATCTAGTGAAGAAATTCGCGATCGCCTTACCCAAGCAATTCAAACTCAATTATTGCAGCAAGATTTTAATGTCACACCTTTAGTTGATGTCAGGGTGCTAGAAACTCCTCCACTAAATACGGGGGTGTAG
- a CDS encoding uracil-DNA glycosylase: MSSEIQLSLFNEESNFNQQDLIPTDAKIPIPPGTYTNMTELAQHCNQCQRCELGSTRTHAVVGRGNLKAPIMVVGEAPGQNEDETGLPFVGRSGQLLDKILASVDLTTEHDVYIANINKCRPPDNRVPTPNEMAACLPYLLEQIRLVNPKIILLTGATAVKGLTGDKRGITKIRGQWIEWEGHLCMPIFHPSYLLRNPSKEQGSPKWLMWQDIRAVRAKYDEIRESN; this comes from the coding sequence ATGAGTAGCGAAATCCAACTCAGCCTCTTTAACGAAGAATCAAACTTTAACCAACAAGATTTGATTCCCACAGATGCCAAAATTCCCATTCCACCTGGAACGTATACCAATATGACCGAGTTGGCACAGCATTGTAATCAGTGCCAGCGTTGTGAATTGGGTAGCACCCGTACCCATGCTGTGGTCGGCAGAGGCAACCTCAAAGCACCTATTATGGTCGTTGGAGAAGCACCTGGTCAAAATGAAGACGAAACAGGCCTGCCTTTTGTCGGTAGATCAGGGCAGTTGCTAGATAAAATTTTAGCCTCAGTAGATTTGACTACTGAGCATGATGTTTATATTGCTAACATTAATAAGTGCCGACCACCTGATAATCGAGTTCCTACCCCTAATGAAATGGCTGCTTGTCTACCATATTTATTAGAACAAATACGCCTTGTTAACCCCAAAATCATTTTGCTCACAGGTGCAACCGCCGTCAAAGGTCTTACTGGTGATAAACGCGGCATTACCAAGATTCGCGGCCAGTGGATAGAGTGGGAAGGGCATTTATGTATGCCCATTTTCCACCCCTCTTATTTATTGCGTAACCCTTCTAAGGAGCAAGGTAGCCCTAAATGGTTAATGTGGCAAGATATACGAGCAGTACGGGCTAAGTACGATGAAATACGGGAAAGCAATTGA